From Paenibacillus physcomitrellae, the proteins below share one genomic window:
- the ptsP gene encoding phosphoenolpyruvate--protein phosphotransferase yields the protein MIKIEGIAASAGVAIAPAFKLEHPDLTVQQRSVSDVAAEVAKLNAALDKSKAELEAIKERTLQELGAKKAEIFEAHLLILNDPELISPVEDMIRNEMVNAEYALNETANQFIAMFENMKSAYLQERAADMKDVTKRVLIHLLGLNYVNPAEISEEVVVIAEDLTPSDTAQLNRKYVKGFTTNIGGRTSHSAIMARSLEIPAVVGTKEVLAKVNNGDLVIVDGLDGKVIINPTEELVADYRNKQEKYQLQIEEWRKLRDQATVSSDGVHVELAANIGTPNDVPGVIDNGGEAVGLYRTEFLYMGRDKLPTEEIQFNAYKTVLEKMEGKPVVVRTLDIGGDKELPYLDLPKEMNPFLGFRAVRLCLDRTDIFRTQLRALLRASVYGNLRIMFPMIATLDEFRQAKALLLEEKDKLAAEGIEVSDEIQLGIMVEIPSTAIIADQFAKEVDFFSIGTNDLIQYTMAADRMNERVSYLYQPYNPAILRLVKMVIDAAHKEGKWAGMCGEMAGDPTAIPLLLGLGLDEFSMSATSILPARSQISKLSKADMAELAAKALTMQTAAQVVELVKSIDA from the coding sequence ATGATCAAAATCGAAGGTATTGCAGCTTCGGCGGGTGTGGCTATCGCACCTGCCTTCAAGCTGGAGCATCCGGATTTGACGGTTCAGCAGCGCAGCGTCTCCGACGTTGCTGCTGAGGTAGCCAAACTGAACGCGGCACTCGACAAATCGAAAGCCGAACTTGAAGCGATTAAAGAGCGCACTCTTCAAGAGCTTGGCGCCAAGAAAGCCGAAATCTTCGAAGCTCACCTGCTGATCTTGAACGATCCGGAGCTGATCAGCCCGGTTGAAGATATGATCCGCAACGAAATGGTGAATGCCGAATATGCCCTGAACGAAACCGCGAATCAGTTCATCGCGATGTTTGAAAATATGAAAAGCGCTTATCTTCAAGAACGCGCTGCAGATATGAAGGACGTAACCAAACGTGTCCTGATTCATCTGCTTGGCCTGAACTACGTAAACCCTGCTGAGATCAGCGAGGAAGTGGTTGTGATCGCCGAAGACTTGACGCCTTCCGATACAGCTCAGTTAAACCGTAAATATGTCAAAGGTTTCACAACCAACATCGGCGGACGTACTTCCCACTCTGCGATTATGGCTCGCTCACTCGAAATTCCTGCTGTAGTGGGAACCAAAGAAGTGCTTGCCAAAGTTAATAACGGCGATCTCGTGATCGTGGACGGTTTGGATGGCAAAGTCATTATCAATCCGACAGAAGAACTGGTTGCCGACTATCGTAATAAGCAGGAGAAATACCAGCTTCAGATCGAGGAGTGGAGAAAACTTCGCGATCAGGCTACTGTTTCTTCGGACGGCGTTCATGTGGAGCTTGCGGCTAACATCGGCACACCAAACGACGTTCCCGGCGTTATCGACAATGGCGGCGAAGCCGTTGGCCTTTACCGCACCGAGTTCCTGTACATGGGACGCGACAAGCTGCCAACGGAAGAAATCCAGTTCAACGCCTATAAAACGGTGCTTGAGAAAATGGAAGGCAAACCGGTTGTTGTCCGTACCTTGGACATCGGCGGAGACAAAGAGCTCCCTTACCTGGATCTGCCTAAGGAAATGAACCCGTTCCTCGGCTTCCGCGCCGTTCGTTTGTGCCTGGACCGTACGGACATCTTCCGCACCCAGCTTCGCGCTTTGCTGCGCGCCAGCGTTTACGGTAACCTGCGGATCATGTTCCCGATGATTGCTACGCTGGATGAGTTCCGTCAAGCTAAAGCGCTGCTGCTTGAAGAGAAAGACAAATTGGCTGCTGAAGGTATCGAAGTTTCCGATGAAATCCAACTGGGTATCATGGTGGAAATTCCTTCTACAGCGATCATCGCGGACCAATTTGCGAAAGAAGTCGATTTCTTCAGCATCGGCACCAATGACTTGATTCAATACACCATGGCGGCGGACCGGATGAACGAACGCGTGTCCTACCTGTATCAGCCTTATAACCCTGCGATTCTTCGCCTGGTTAAGATGGTTATCGATGCAGCGCACAAAGAAGGCAAATGGGCCGGCATGTGCGGCGAAATGGCCGGCGATCCCACAGCGATTCCGCTACTGCTCGGACTGGGACTGGATGAATTCAGCATGAGCGCGACTTCGATCCTCCCGGCTCGTTCGCAAATTTCTAAATTGTCCAAAGCGGACATGGCTGAGCTTGCAGCCAAAGCGTTAACTATGCAGACAGCGGCTCAGGTTGTTGAACTGGTCAAGAGCATTGACGCTTAA
- a CDS encoding HPr family phosphocarrier protein, with amino-acid sequence MEKTFRIIDEDGIHARPATALVNTANKFKDSEAFAEAKGKKVTLKSILGVLSLGLEKGDSITLTATGGSEAEVIQALSDVMINEGLGEVE; translated from the coding sequence ATGGAAAAGACATTCAGAATTATTGACGAAGACGGTATCCACGCACGCCCTGCAACTGCATTGGTAAATACAGCAAACAAATTCAAAGACTCCGAAGCTTTTGCCGAAGCTAAAGGTAAAAAAGTAACTTTGAAATCCATTCTTGGCGTATTGTCCCTCGGTCTTGAAAAAGGCGACAGCATCACTCTTACCGCTACAGGCGGCAGTGAAGCTGAAGTGATCCAGGCGCTCTCCGATGTTATGATCAACGAAGGACTTGGAGAAGTAGAATGA
- a CDS encoding 50S ribosomal protein L25 → MSSSHNVTLQAEKRTNMTHGDLRKLRQSGRVPGVIYGSQIGSQQLHVDEKELLKVARTGRTEFFQLKLEGGETLPALIKDIQKTKGLVAHVDFQHVSKNKPIRVSIPVHFHGTAAGTKEGGILQTLITELEVEGLPDDLPAGIEVDVTNLGVGDKLTVTDVSIPQGITLHVPEDTLLASIVVPRGAEVDEEAEAEAGGEGEAAPEASKEEAPEE, encoded by the coding sequence ATGAGTTCTAGTCATAACGTTACTTTGCAGGCAGAGAAAAGAACCAACATGACGCATGGAGATCTTCGTAAGCTTCGGCAGTCCGGCCGAGTGCCAGGGGTCATTTACGGGTCCCAAATCGGAAGCCAACAGCTTCATGTCGATGAGAAGGAGCTGCTTAAAGTGGCTCGGACAGGCCGCACGGAATTTTTCCAATTGAAGCTGGAGGGCGGAGAAACGCTGCCGGCGTTAATTAAAGATATTCAGAAGACCAAAGGCCTGGTGGCCCATGTGGACTTCCAGCATGTCTCCAAAAATAAACCGATTCGGGTCAGCATCCCGGTTCATTTTCACGGCACAGCTGCCGGCACCAAAGAAGGCGGCATTCTTCAAACGCTGATCACAGAGCTTGAAGTGGAAGGGCTGCCTGATGATTTGCCGGCAGGGATTGAAGTAGATGTAACGAATCTCGGAGTCGGGGACAAGCTGACGGTAACGGATGTGTCGATTCCACAGGGAATCACACTGCACGTTCCTGAAGATACGCTGCTGGCTTCCATTGTCGTACCGCGTGGCGCAGAAGTGGATGAAGAAGCTGAAGCCGAAGCGGGCGGTGAAGGTGAAGCAGCTCCGGAGGCTTCCAAAGAGGAAGCGCCTGAGGAGTAA